A single window of Phyllostomus discolor isolate MPI-MPIP mPhyDis1 chromosome 13, mPhyDis1.pri.v3, whole genome shotgun sequence DNA harbors:
- the TTYH3 gene encoding protein tweety homolog 3 isoform X2: MAGVSYTAPWWVTLLHRLPHLNLRWETTSSQFRPEDTDYQQALLLLGAAALACLALDLLFLLFYSFWLCCRRRKSEEHLDADCCCTAWCVIIATLVCSAGIAVGFYGNGETSDGVHRATYSLRHANRTVAGVQDRVWDTAAALNRSAEPSLQSLERQLAARPEPLRAVQRLQGLLDTLLGYTAAIPFWRNPDVSLETLAEQVDLYDWYRWLGYLGLLLLDVAICLLVLVGLIRSSKGILVGVCLLGVLALVISWGALGVELAASVGSSDFCVDPDTYVTRMVEEHSVLSGDILQYYLACSPRAANPFQQKLSGSHKALVEMQDIVAELLRTAPREAPATKDPLLRVQEVLNGTEVNLQQLTALVDCRSLHLDYVQALTGFCYDGVEGLIYLALFSFVTALMFSSVVCSVPHTWQQKRGPDEDGEEEAGPGPRQAHDSLYRVHMPSLYSCGSSYGSEASIPAAAHTVSNAPVTEYMSQNANFQNPRCENTPLIGRESPPPSYTSSMRAKYLATSQPRPDSSGSGH; the protein is encoded by the exons gcgctgctgctgctgggcgcCGCCGCGctggcctgcctggccctggacctcctcttcctgctcttctACTCCTTCTGGCTGTGCTGCCGCCGGCGCAAGAGCGAGGAGCATCTGGACGCCGACTGCTGCTGCACCGCCTGGTGCGTCATCATCGCCACGCTGGTGTGCAG CGCCGGCATCGCCGTGGGGTTCTATGGCAACGGGGAGACCAGCGACGGCGTCCATCGGGCCACCTACTCGCTCCGCCACGCCAACCGCACAGTGGCAGGCGTCCAGGACCGC GTGTGGGACACGGCCGCCGCCCTGAACCGCTCCGCCGAGCCCAGCCTTCAGAGCCTGGAGCGGCAGCTGGCCGCGCGGCCGGAGCCCCTGCGGGCGGTGCAGCGGCTGCAGGGCCTGCTGGACACGCTGCTGGGCTACACAGCCGCCATCCCGTTCTGGAGGAACCCGGACGTGTCCCTGGAGACGCTGGCCGAGCAGGTGGACCTCTATGACTGGTACAG GTGGCTGGGCTACTTGGGCCTGCTTCTGCTGGACGTCGCCATCTGCCTGCTGGTGCTGGTCGGCCTCATCCGCAGCTCCAAGGGCATCCTGGTTGG ggtctgcctgctgggggtcctggccctgGTCATCAGCTGGGGTGCACTGGGCGTGGAGCTGGCTGCGTCTGTG GGGTCCAGCGACTTCTGCGTGGACCCCGACACCTACGTGACCAGGATGGTGGAGGAGCACTCGGTGCTGAGTGGGG ACATCCTGCAGTACTACCTGGCCTGCTCGCCCCGCGCCGCCAACCCCTTCCAGCAG AAGCTGTCGGGCAGCCACAAGGCGCTGGTGGAGATGCAGGACATCGTGGCCGAGCTGCTGAGGACCGCGCCCCGGGAGGCCCCGGCCACCAAG GACCCTCTGCTCCGCGTCCAGGAGGTGCTGAACGGCACGGAGGTGAACCTGCAGCAGCTCACGGCCCTGGTGGACTGCCGCAGCCTGCACCTG GACTACGTGCAGGCCCTGACCGGCTTCTGCTACGACGGCGTCGAGGGCCTCATCTACCTGGCGCTGTTCTCCTTCGTCACCGCGCTCATGTTCAGCTCCGTTGTCTGCAGCGTCCCGCACACCTGGCAGCAGAAGAG GGGCCCGGACGAGGACGGGGAGGAGGAGGCCGGCCCGGGGCCGCGGCAGGCGCACGACAGCCTCTACCGCGTCCACATGCCCAGCCTGTACAGCTGCGGCAGCAGCTACGGCAGCGAGGCCAGCATCCCGGCCGCGGCCCACACCGTCAGCAACGCCCCGGTCACAGAGTACAT GAGCCAGAATGCCAATTtccagaacccccgctgtgagaACACCCCCCTCATCGGGCGGGAGTCCCCACCACCCTCA TACACGTCCAGCATGAGAGCCAAATACCTCGCCACGAGCCAGCCTCGCCCCGACTCCAGCGGCAGCGGCCACTAG
- the TTYH3 gene encoding protein tweety homolog 3 isoform X1, with the protein MAGVSYTAPWWVTLLHRLPHLNLRWETTSSQFRPEDTDYQQALLLLGAAALACLALDLLFLLFYSFWLCCRRRKSEEHLDADCCCTAWCVIIATLVCSAGIAVGFYGNGETSDGVHRATYSLRHANRTVAGVQDRVWDTAAALNRSAEPSLQSLERQLAARPEPLRAVQRLQGLLDTLLGYTAAIPFWRNPDVSLETLAEQVDLYDWYRWLGYLGLLLLDVAICLLVLVGLIRSSKGILVGVCLLGVLALVISWGALGVELAASVGSSDFCVDPDTYVTRMVEEHSVLSGDILQYYLACSPRAANPFQQKLSGSHKALVEMQDIVAELLRTAPREAPATKDPLLRVQEVLNGTEVNLQQLTALVDCRSLHLDYVQALTGFCYDGVEGLIYLALFSFVTALMFSSVVCSVPHTWQQKRGPDEDGEEEAGPGPRQAHDSLYRVHMPSLYSCGSSYGSEASIPAAAHTVSNAPVTEYMSQNANFQNPRCENTPLIGRESPPPSRYLAALDSGSHTGWQFKPLDSARARWWPCPQSDSTRPA; encoded by the exons gcgctgctgctgctgggcgcCGCCGCGctggcctgcctggccctggacctcctcttcctgctcttctACTCCTTCTGGCTGTGCTGCCGCCGGCGCAAGAGCGAGGAGCATCTGGACGCCGACTGCTGCTGCACCGCCTGGTGCGTCATCATCGCCACGCTGGTGTGCAG CGCCGGCATCGCCGTGGGGTTCTATGGCAACGGGGAGACCAGCGACGGCGTCCATCGGGCCACCTACTCGCTCCGCCACGCCAACCGCACAGTGGCAGGCGTCCAGGACCGC GTGTGGGACACGGCCGCCGCCCTGAACCGCTCCGCCGAGCCCAGCCTTCAGAGCCTGGAGCGGCAGCTGGCCGCGCGGCCGGAGCCCCTGCGGGCGGTGCAGCGGCTGCAGGGCCTGCTGGACACGCTGCTGGGCTACACAGCCGCCATCCCGTTCTGGAGGAACCCGGACGTGTCCCTGGAGACGCTGGCCGAGCAGGTGGACCTCTATGACTGGTACAG GTGGCTGGGCTACTTGGGCCTGCTTCTGCTGGACGTCGCCATCTGCCTGCTGGTGCTGGTCGGCCTCATCCGCAGCTCCAAGGGCATCCTGGTTGG ggtctgcctgctgggggtcctggccctgGTCATCAGCTGGGGTGCACTGGGCGTGGAGCTGGCTGCGTCTGTG GGGTCCAGCGACTTCTGCGTGGACCCCGACACCTACGTGACCAGGATGGTGGAGGAGCACTCGGTGCTGAGTGGGG ACATCCTGCAGTACTACCTGGCCTGCTCGCCCCGCGCCGCCAACCCCTTCCAGCAG AAGCTGTCGGGCAGCCACAAGGCGCTGGTGGAGATGCAGGACATCGTGGCCGAGCTGCTGAGGACCGCGCCCCGGGAGGCCCCGGCCACCAAG GACCCTCTGCTCCGCGTCCAGGAGGTGCTGAACGGCACGGAGGTGAACCTGCAGCAGCTCACGGCCCTGGTGGACTGCCGCAGCCTGCACCTG GACTACGTGCAGGCCCTGACCGGCTTCTGCTACGACGGCGTCGAGGGCCTCATCTACCTGGCGCTGTTCTCCTTCGTCACCGCGCTCATGTTCAGCTCCGTTGTCTGCAGCGTCCCGCACACCTGGCAGCAGAAGAG GGGCCCGGACGAGGACGGGGAGGAGGAGGCCGGCCCGGGGCCGCGGCAGGCGCACGACAGCCTCTACCGCGTCCACATGCCCAGCCTGTACAGCTGCGGCAGCAGCTACGGCAGCGAGGCCAGCATCCCGGCCGCGGCCCACACCGTCAGCAACGCCCCGGTCACAGAGTACAT GAGCCAGAATGCCAATTtccagaacccccgctgtgagaACACCCCCCTCATCGGGCGGGAGTCCCCACCACCCTCA CGGTATCTGGCTGCCCTGGACTCTGGCAGCCACACGGGCTGGCAGTTTAAGCCCCTGGACAGTGCCCGAGCACGGTGGTGGCCGTGCCCTCAGAGCGACAG TACACGTCCAGCATGA